The Lachnospiraceae bacterium KM106-2 nucleotide sequence AAAATATGCTCTTGCTGCAATTGCGTAGTCGCTTCTTTATTCAATGCTGCAACATTTTGATGGGAAGCCTCCTGCGATTTAGGTGGCATTAATAACATATCAATCGGTTTAATTGGCATTTTTCTCGCCTCCTGATCAGAAATTACAATCCTTTCGAAACGATATCGGCTCCTTCTTTTACAAAGTAACAATACTGCTCATTCGTATGGACAAATCTGCTTTCATTTCCGAATATCATCTTCACACCTGAATACAACATATTATTAACGATGATCTTACCTTTTTGGTTGTTTAAGATCACAGTATTTAATTCTTCTAATCGTTCTAAATGATTCTTGATCTTTTCTCTGATTCCTTCATATTGAGGCTTTACAGCTCTTAACATCTGAATCTTATCTGCTGGTAGCTGCTCGCCTTTTTGCAATTTTGCCTTCATTAATAAGATAATCTGCTCTAACTTCGCCTTTTCCTTATTAAGTTCTGGAATTTGATTTTTAATTGACTCATACTCTTGAATTACGGTTGGATCGATACCAACTTCTAACTCTGTATTCGTACCCATAAGAGAACCGCCAGTCTTTAAATCGATCACACTACCTGATTTAACGGATCCACCAACAATTAAACCTCTTTTACCACTAGCGATAATGTCTTTTTTAGCAAGTACCTTGCTATGAAGGATCGCGTCAGTTGAGATAGAACCTCCGCTGACAACCGTTGCATTCTCAATGAACTTAGTGATCAGATCACCTTCACAACGAATTTCTCCTCGGTTCATTCCCTGCATTCCACAACGCAATACAACTTGTCCGCCTGCTAATAATTTAGCACCTTCAACAACACCATTTACATAAATGTCGCCAGTTGCAGTAACTGTAAATCCTGTTCTTACATTTCCTTTAATACTTACATTTCCATCATAATCAATATCGCCTGTGGAGGTATCCACATCGGCTAACACTTCATATGTATTAGATACAAACACCTTATCATCTGTTAATGTAACATGACCAGATACATCGGAAAACATCTGTAATCCATCTTCGGATAGATGAATATTTTTACCATGTTTTAAGATCGTATTACGCACCTTCAATGGTTTGATCGGATTACCAAGAACCGTCATTCCATCATCACCAAAGTCAGCTGGTGTCAATGTCGCTAAGAGATCTCCTTCAGCAATATGACTAATATTGTTGAGGTTATGGAAATCTACTGTACCATCTTCATTAATCTGTGGTTTCGTATCATTGGAAGTATTAAAATGGTATTCAACGCTAGCAGAAGTTCCTTGCCTGACAGGCTTTCCTTTTGCTAGAGTTACATTTGTTGAATATACTCTATTATTTAAGAAAGATTGAATTGCCTCTTTTAATATGCCATATTTAACTCCGGCATGTTTTAACGTATCGATAATCCCCTCAGCTGACAGCATCTTCCCATGATTTGATGGAGGATAAAAACGTGCTACCGCTTCTAACTGATCGTCTGATATGGTAATGATCAGATTTTCAGAGATTGGACTGAGCATTGCACTAGCAATCTTTACCTCAGTTACTTTCTGCAGGTGTTCCACTGCATTCTTTATGGCTAATAGATCATAATCACTTATCTTAACGTCATTTAAATAATCCATAATATCTGAAACTTGAATACATTCCCCACTATCCTGTTGTGGATATAACTTAATATAGGTACCATCCTCTTTCATCACAAGATGAAAAAAACCGTTTCTACTACTCATTGAGAATACCCCTTTCTCTTTAGAAGAATAAAGGACTAAAAGATAGCCAATAAGTCCTCTTTATTTCCTAACTTCATTTTTAGTTTCTGTAACGCCTTAGTATGTAATTGAGAAACTCGAGACTCAGAAACCTCTAAGATATAACTAATTTCTTTTAATGTTAGCTCTTCGTAGTAATACAATACGATAACCTTGCGTTCATTTTCTGTCAATGATTCTAGTACCTTCTCTAGTAATACTTTAAGCTCTTGTTTTGCAATGACCTGTTCAGGCTGATCATAATGTGAACTAACTCTCGTATCAACATTAACTTCACTTCCCTGTTCTAGGAATTCATCGAGAGAAATTAAATTAGATACTTTCGTCTGATTTTTCCAATTTTCTAATTCTTTTATAGAAATCTCCAATTCGGAAGCAATCTCTTCATCAGTGGCTGCCCTGCCTGTCAATGTTTCTATTCTACTGTTTGCAGCTTCAATTTTTTTCTGTTTTTGTCGTAACGTTCTTGGGATCCAATCCATCTTACGAATTTGATCCAGGATCGCCCCGCGTATTCGAAGACTTGCATAAGTTTCAAATTTGACCCCCTTATCATGGTCAAACTTATCGATAGCATCGATCAATCCAAATGTGCCATATCCGATCAAGTCATCATATTCAACCGTATATCCTAAATACATGCTTAATCTTCCAGCAACAATCTTCACTAATCCCGCATATTCTATAATTATTTTCTCTCGTACTACAGAAGCCTTATGTTTTGAATACTCAATCCATAATTGCTTTCTTCCCTCTTCGTTCATTGTGTCCTCCAATAGAAAGTATTAATAGACTATTCTATCCTATCGTTATTTTGTTGCACAACTGTGTCACTTTCCCCATTTGCCTGTTCATTCTGCTCTACAGATTCTATATCTTCACTCTGATTTTCTACTTGCACAATCTCTGGTTCTTTTAGTGTCTTCTCAAAAAGTCTTTTTGTTAAGATACCAAGCAAATAGAATCCGAGTAAAAATCCTAAAACCAAACATAAACTTTTAATAATATCAATATTTTTTACAATACACACAATGCAGATTACAAATCCAGCACTTAACGAAATGAGTGCTGGTATATATTTTTTATCCATATAACTACCTCATTCTAAATAGTCTTTATGCTCTTGCCAACCGATTTGATAAGTAAGTCTCCGGTCTCTGGATAAAACTCGATCGTTCTACCATAATTAGCACCAGTATCTTGTGCTTTTAAAGGAATCTTAAGTTTCGTAAGCTGCTCTTTGGCTGCTTCTACATTCCTCTCCCCAACACGGAGCATATCATTATTCGATTGAAATGCAAACATCTGAGCACCTCCAGCGATCTTAGCTATGATTCTTTCTCTTTTCGCTCCTAGTCCAAGAACGCCTTTTAACAATGCCTCAATTCCTGTATCTGCAAATTTTGCTATATTTTCATTGCTTCGAATCTTTGTACTATCCGGCAACATAATATGAACCATTCCACTCACCTTGACCACAGGATCATATAATACAATACCCACACATGAGCCAAGCCCAAGTGTGGTTATCATATCAGGCACAGTGCAAAGATTCATATCAGCCATTCCTACTCTGATAACTTTGCTCATCCTGTCACCTATAATCCTAATGATTTTAATATTTTTGCATATGATTCAATTGTCGGAATTAAGATAAAATATCCATTTACCCTTGTCTCATCCTCACAGAATTGAGACTGAATCAATAATGCTTTATCCCCCATTTTACCAAATTCAATGGCTGGGACACTAAGAATAGCACCCGCCATATCATTTGCCATATAAGGTACACTTGCATTGATAAAGAGATTGGTTAACGTTGACAGAGAATTCAAATAAGCTCCTGCAATAATATTACCGATTTCTTGTAATGCAGAAAAATCCATCTCTGAAAATTCGGATATAGCATCTAACTGTTTATTTAATAAAATATTAACTAAATGGTGTGCGCTGGACTGTTCTAAGACGAACATGATCATACCATCAACATCACCGCTTAATGTTAATAAAATACCTACTACTAAGGTTTCAGGTCCTCCTACTATTTCAGGAAGTACCTTAAGATCCATCAATTCAACTTTCGGAACATGCATATCAACTTTAGAATTGATCATCTGTGATAATGCAGTCGTTGCATTTCCAGCTCCAATATTACCGATTTCTTTTAAGACGTCAAATTGCATCGAATCTAACCCATCCATATCAAACGTTGACACAGTATCCCCCCTTATGCGTTCTCTTTTCCAACAATTACACTTGAAATATTAAGTAAGGATACAAGGCCATCTCCATGTTTACCGATACCAGAAAGGTATTGATTCTTTTCATTTTGACCAGTATAAGTTGTCTTTTCAATTTCAGATTCATCAAGACTTAATACTTCTT carries:
- a CDS encoding chemotaxis protein CheC -- inhibitor of MCP methylation encodes the protein MSTFDMDGLDSMQFDVLKEIGNIGAGNATTALSQMINSKVDMHVPKVELMDLKVLPEIVGGPETLVVGILLTLSGDVDGMIMFVLEQSSAHHLVNILLNKQLDAISEFSEMDFSALQEIGNIIAGAYLNSLSTLTNLFINASVPYMANDMAGAILSVPAIEFGKMGDKALLIQSQFCEDETRVNGYFILIPTIESYAKILKSLGL
- a CDS encoding chemotaxis protein CheD, with translation MSKVIRVGMADMNLCTVPDMITTLGLGSCVGIVLYDPVVKVSGMVHIMLPDSTKIRSNENIAKFADTGIEALLKGVLGLGAKRERIIAKIAGGAQMFAFQSNNDMLRVGERNVEAAKEQLTKLKIPLKAQDTGANYGRTIEFYPETGDLLIKSVGKSIKTI
- a CDS encoding RNA polymerase sigma factor for flagellar operon, whose protein sequence is MNEEGRKQLWIEYSKHKASVVREKIIIEYAGLVKIVAGRLSMYLGYTVEYDDLIGYGTFGLIDAIDKFDHDKGVKFETYASLRIRGAILDQIRKMDWIPRTLRQKQKKIEAANSRIETLTGRAATDEEIASELEISIKELENWKNQTKVSNLISLDEFLEQGSEVNVDTRVSSHYDQPEQVIAKQELKVLLEKVLESLTENERKVIVLYYYEELTLKEISYILEVSESRVSQLHTKALQKLKMKLGNKEDLLAIF